One segment of Elusimicrobiota bacterium DNA contains the following:
- a CDS encoding response regulator, protein MGKRVLVIEDEPGYQDLMRFVLGGYELSVYGSVEEAERDHPDGDFDLVISDINLAGASGFDFLQRWIDKGRAEKIPFILWSSNNSDETRQKAMEMGAAGFITKPFKTEAVQKMVETLLSTAPS, encoded by the coding sequence GTGGGCAAACGCGTTCTCGTCATCGAGGACGAGCCGGGCTACCAGGACCTCATGCGCTTCGTCCTGGGAGGCTACGAGCTCTCGGTCTACGGCTCCGTCGAGGAGGCCGAGCGCGACCATCCCGACGGGGACTTCGACCTCGTCATCAGCGACATCAACCTGGCCGGCGCCTCCGGCTTCGACTTCCTCCAGCGCTGGATCGACAAGGGCCGCGCCGAAAAGATCCCCTTCATCCTATGGTCGAGCAACAACAGCGATGAGACGCGCCAGAAGGCGATGGAGATGGGCGCGGCGGGCTTCATCACGAAACCCTTCAAGACCGAGGCCGTGCAGAAGATGGTCGAGACGCTCCTGAGCACCGCTCCGTCTTGA
- a CDS encoding NADP-dependent malic enzyme — protein sequence MAQNTAKPEPMKKFTKEELLAKAYQPAKDAMVLHPFYKGKIEVSPKCCVRDFDDFAIWYTPGVAESCKDIHKNPEKVYEHTNKGNMVAVVSDGTRVLGLGDIGPEAGLPVMEGKGLLFKYLGGVDAFPLCLNTKDPDEIIKVVEAIQPSFGGINLEDIAQPKCFYILDELRKRCKIPVWHDDQQGTATVCLSALINALKIVNKRIEDVKITLVGAGAANIRIGTLYMAAGAKPGNLIYVDSKGTLHKGRTDLKETHKDKWHMCQITNKDDLKGGIAEALRGADVLSAASTPGPDTIKKEWVATMAKDAIVFITANPIPEMWPWDAKEVGARIVGTGRSDFPNQVNNSLGFPGIFRGTLDVRASTITDEMCIAAARELAKCAEDKGLHEDNIIPKMSDHEVFAREAVAVGMKAIEQGLARNPMSRDALYKLAETTIARARKETHVKMESGVIQLPPKK from the coding sequence ATGGCCCAGAACACCGCGAAGCCCGAGCCGATGAAGAAGTTCACGAAGGAAGAGCTCCTCGCCAAGGCCTACCAGCCCGCGAAGGACGCGATGGTCCTGCACCCGTTCTACAAGGGGAAGATCGAGGTCTCCCCGAAGTGCTGCGTGCGCGATTTCGACGATTTCGCCATCTGGTACACCCCGGGCGTGGCCGAGTCCTGCAAGGACATCCACAAGAACCCGGAGAAGGTCTACGAGCACACCAACAAGGGGAACATGGTCGCGGTCGTCAGCGACGGCACCCGCGTGCTCGGCCTCGGCGACATCGGCCCCGAGGCCGGTCTGCCGGTCATGGAGGGCAAGGGCCTGCTCTTCAAGTACCTCGGCGGCGTCGACGCCTTCCCGCTCTGCCTGAACACGAAGGACCCCGACGAGATCATCAAGGTCGTCGAGGCGATCCAGCCCTCCTTCGGCGGCATCAACCTCGAGGACATCGCCCAGCCCAAGTGCTTCTACATCCTCGACGAGCTGCGCAAGCGCTGCAAGATCCCGGTCTGGCACGACGACCAGCAGGGCACGGCCACGGTCTGTCTCTCGGCGCTCATCAACGCGCTGAAGATCGTGAACAAGCGCATCGAGGACGTGAAGATCACGCTCGTCGGCGCCGGGGCGGCCAACATCCGCATCGGCACGCTCTACATGGCCGCCGGGGCGAAGCCGGGCAACCTCATCTACGTGGACTCCAAGGGGACGCTCCACAAGGGCCGGACCGACCTCAAGGAGACGCACAAGGACAAGTGGCACATGTGCCAGATCACGAACAAGGACGACCTCAAGGGCGGCATCGCCGAGGCGCTGCGCGGCGCGGACGTCCTCTCGGCGGCCTCGACGCCGGGCCCGGACACCATCAAGAAGGAGTGGGTGGCGACGATGGCGAAGGACGCCATCGTGTTCATCACCGCCAACCCCATCCCCGAGATGTGGCCCTGGGACGCGAAGGAGGTCGGCGCGCGCATCGTGGGCACCGGCCGCTCGGACTTCCCGAACCAGGTCAACAACTCGCTGGGCTTCCCCGGCATCTTCCGCGGGACTCTCGACGTGCGCGCGAGCACCATCACCGACGAGATGTGCATCGCGGCCGCCCGGGAGCTGGCGAAGTGCGCCGAGGACAAGGGCCTGCACGAGGACAACATCATCCCGAAGATGAGCGACCATGAGGTCTTCGCCCGCGAGGCCGTCGCCGTGGGCATGAAGGCCATCGAGCAGGGCCTCGCGCGCAACCCGATGTCGCGCGACGCGCTCTACAAGCTGGCCGAGACGACCATCGCGCGCGCCCGGAAAGAAACGCACGTCAAAATGGAGTCGGGCGTCATCCAGCTGCCGCCGAAGAAGTAG
- the gltA gene encoding NADPH-dependent glutamate synthase, producing the protein MEQGANKDEPKKFKPQPALPRSDGAEQTPLERVQNFDEVARGLNREEAAREAGRCLQCRNAQCVAACPVNIDIPAFIERVREGDLAGARAKILESNLLPAICGRVCPQETYCEHACILNKGGKFKPVAIGRLERFTADEARAQGLQASPPIAKETGRKVACIGSGPSSLTVAAELRRLGHEVTVYEALHEFGGVLMYGIPTFRLPREVVRAEIDTLKKMGVRFYADVLVGRTVTVAELMEFYDLVYVGTGAGLPAMMDVEGENLVGVYSANEFLTRVNLMHADQFPRYDTPVFVGRRVLVVGGGNSAMDAARGALRLRPESVTVVYRRSRAEMPARAEEIEHAMQEGVRFEFLSAPVALEGDGKGRLKSARCVRMRLGEPDKSGRRRPEPIEGSEYSLEADSLIVAIGQSPNPIIQQTTPGLTTLKWGTLQADERGKTSKDGVYAGGDVVRGGATVLLAMRDGKVAAAAMNVDLDALAGGKKR; encoded by the coding sequence ATGGAACAGGGTGCTAACAAGGACGAGCCCAAGAAGTTCAAGCCCCAGCCCGCGCTGCCGCGCAGCGACGGCGCCGAGCAGACGCCGCTGGAGCGCGTCCAGAACTTCGACGAGGTCGCCCGGGGGCTGAACCGCGAGGAGGCCGCCCGCGAGGCCGGCCGCTGCCTCCAGTGCAGGAACGCTCAGTGCGTCGCCGCCTGCCCGGTCAACATCGACATCCCCGCCTTCATCGAGCGCGTGCGCGAAGGCGACCTCGCCGGCGCCCGCGCGAAGATCCTCGAATCGAACCTCCTGCCCGCCATCTGCGGCCGAGTCTGCCCGCAGGAGACCTACTGCGAGCACGCCTGCATCCTCAACAAGGGCGGGAAGTTCAAGCCCGTCGCCATCGGCCGCCTCGAGCGCTTCACCGCGGACGAGGCGCGCGCGCAGGGGCTCCAGGCCTCCCCGCCGATCGCGAAGGAGACCGGCCGAAAGGTCGCCTGCATCGGCTCCGGCCCTTCCTCGCTCACCGTCGCCGCCGAGCTGCGCCGCCTCGGTCACGAGGTCACCGTCTACGAGGCCCTCCACGAGTTCGGCGGGGTGCTCATGTACGGCATCCCCACCTTCCGCCTCCCCCGCGAGGTCGTCCGCGCGGAGATCGACACCCTCAAGAAGATGGGAGTCCGCTTCTACGCCGATGTCCTCGTCGGCCGCACCGTCACCGTGGCCGAGCTCATGGAGTTCTACGACCTCGTCTACGTGGGGACCGGCGCCGGCCTGCCGGCGATGATGGACGTCGAGGGCGAGAACCTCGTCGGCGTCTACAGCGCCAACGAGTTCCTCACCCGCGTCAACCTCATGCACGCCGACCAGTTCCCCCGCTACGACACCCCCGTCTTCGTCGGCCGCCGGGTCCTCGTCGTCGGCGGCGGGAACTCGGCCATGGACGCGGCCCGCGGCGCGCTGCGCCTGCGCCCCGAGAGCGTCACCGTCGTCTACCGCCGCTCGCGCGCCGAGATGCCGGCCCGCGCCGAGGAGATCGAGCACGCGATGCAGGAAGGCGTCCGCTTCGAGTTCCTCTCCGCGCCCGTCGCTCTCGAGGGCGACGGCAAGGGCCGGCTCAAGAGCGCACGCTGCGTGCGCATGCGTCTGGGAGAGCCGGACAAGAGCGGACGGCGCCGCCCCGAGCCCATCGAGGGCTCGGAGTATTCGCTCGAGGCCGACAGCCTCATCGTCGCCATCGGGCAGAGCCCCAACCCCATCATCCAGCAGACCACCCCGGGCCTCACGACGCTCAAGTGGGGGACTCTCCAGGCGGATGAGCGCGGGAAGACCTCGAAGGACGGCGTCTACGCCGGCGGCGACGTCGTGCGCGGCGGCGCGACCGTACTGCTGGCCATGCGCGACGGCAAGGTCGCCGCCGCGGCGATGAACGTCGACCTCGACGCCCTTGCGGGCGGCAAGAAGCGATGA
- a CDS encoding sulfide/dihydroorotate dehydrogenase-like FAD/NAD-binding protein has protein sequence MITPEPYRIVAKDALSSTVARFVVRAPLVAAKAKAGQFVMLRASDAGERVPVTLVDWDATVGTVTVIVQAVGKTTTEILTLPLGGEFLTLAGPLGVPVELKRWGTVVCVGGGVGIAEVLPIAKAFKDAGNRVVSVLGARTKDLLILEREMRGLSEEVLVTTDDGSHGKKGLVTDALSELHARGAAMDAAFVIGPIPMMRFVAELTRPWGLPTFASLNPIMVDATGMCGGCRVVVGGKSKFACVDGPMFDAHAVDFPLLQTRAAAYRAQEQEALERWNKTHTCKLDQH, from the coding sequence ATGATCACTCCCGAGCCCTACCGCATCGTCGCCAAGGACGCCCTGAGCTCGACGGTCGCGCGCTTCGTCGTGCGCGCCCCCCTCGTCGCGGCGAAGGCGAAGGCCGGGCAGTTCGTCATGCTGCGCGCGAGCGACGCGGGAGAGCGCGTCCCCGTCACCCTCGTCGACTGGGACGCGACGGTCGGCACGGTGACCGTCATCGTCCAGGCCGTGGGCAAGACGACGACCGAGATCCTGACCCTCCCGCTCGGAGGAGAGTTCCTCACCCTCGCCGGCCCCCTCGGAGTCCCCGTCGAGCTCAAGCGCTGGGGCACCGTGGTGTGCGTGGGCGGCGGCGTCGGCATCGCCGAGGTCCTCCCCATCGCCAAGGCGTTCAAGGACGCGGGCAACCGCGTCGTCTCCGTGCTCGGGGCCCGCACGAAGGACCTCCTCATCCTCGAGCGCGAGATGCGCGGGCTTTCCGAGGAGGTCCTCGTCACCACCGACGACGGCTCCCACGGGAAGAAGGGCCTCGTCACCGACGCGCTCTCCGAGCTGCACGCGCGCGGCGCCGCGATGGATGCCGCCTTCGTCATCGGCCCCATCCCGATGATGCGCTTCGTCGCCGAGCTCACGCGTCCCTGGGGCCTGCCGACCTTCGCCAGTCTCAACCCCATCATGGTCGACGCCACCGGCATGTGCGGCGGCTGCCGCGTCGTCGTCGGGGGCAAGTCGAAGTTCGCCTGCGTCGACGGCCCCATGTTCGACGCGCACGCCGTGGACTTCCCTCTCCTGCAGACCCGCGCCGCCGCCTACCGCGCGCAGGAACAGGAAGCCCTCGAGCGCTGGAACAAGACCCACACCTGCAAACTGGATCAACATTGA
- a CDS encoding Lrp/AsnC ligand binding domain-containing protein yields MPSNEWNQRSAYLFVKSDWKAGEAVWKKVQAWPETIGAWMVTGNWGVIVWIDAHTWEDLYDKVVEIRAMKGVSATSTHLVYKGTKDAKWWWEWPAGAWVLLRSPHLNGEMRSISKWNWATSVASIPGDWDYLMWNGAKDWDKVWSNVAEMNRVGWQTETLVPIKAWWNKTWKNAWWGAEEEESCAACPGCR; encoded by the coding sequence ATGCCGTCGAACGAGTGGAACCAGCGCTCGGCCTACCTGTTCGTGAAGTCGGACTGGAAGGCCGGCGAAGCCGTCTGGAAGAAGGTCCAGGCCTGGCCCGAGACGATCGGAGCCTGGATGGTGACCGGGAACTGGGGCGTCATCGTCTGGATCGACGCCCACACCTGGGAGGACCTCTACGACAAGGTCGTCGAGATCCGAGCGATGAAGGGCGTGAGCGCCACCTCGACCCACCTCGTCTACAAGGGGACGAAGGACGCGAAGTGGTGGTGGGAGTGGCCGGCCGGGGCCTGGGTGCTGCTGCGCTCGCCGCACCTCAACGGCGAGATGCGCTCCATCTCCAAGTGGAACTGGGCGACGAGCGTCGCCTCCATCCCCGGGGACTGGGACTACCTGATGTGGAACGGCGCGAAGGACTGGGACAAGGTCTGGTCGAACGTCGCGGAGATGAACCGCGTCGGCTGGCAGACCGAGACCCTCGTCCCCATCAAGGCCTGGTGGAACAAGACCTGGAAGAACGCGTGGTGGGGCGCCGAGGAAGAGGAATCCTGCGCCGCCTGCCCGGGCTGTCGGTAA
- a CDS encoding prolipoprotein diacylglyceryl transferase family protein has translation MLPYLDLGSLHLSVWALGINLGWIAAFLLGLYNAPLRAYPRWTIVILLPWIVLGAFAGAHAFYLLVASPTPFSQLTAREVLNIFSGTAIQGAILGMLAVVAVGSRLARISPLKALDLGAPSFALFQVFNRVGCFGAGCCWGRPAPSWLGLTMTHPASAAPVGIPLYPTQVFDGTLCLVLAGLLHRRLRVAGRPDGELVLLYVLGYALIRFVVQFFRYDFIPRPPLGLSAYHYMALAMASAAGAALWAVRSNAVRRPS, from the coding sequence ATGCTCCCGTATCTGGATCTGGGGTCTCTCCATCTGTCCGTCTGGGCGCTCGGCATCAACCTCGGCTGGATCGCCGCCTTCCTCCTCGGCCTCTACAACGCCCCCCTGCGCGCGTATCCCCGCTGGACGATCGTCATCCTCCTCCCTTGGATCGTGCTCGGAGCCTTCGCCGGCGCCCACGCTTTCTACCTCCTTGTCGCCTCGCCGACCCCCTTCTCCCAGCTCACGGCGCGAGAGGTCCTGAACATCTTCAGCGGCACGGCCATCCAGGGCGCCATCCTCGGCATGCTCGCCGTCGTGGCCGTCGGCAGCCGCCTCGCGCGGATCTCCCCCCTGAAGGCGCTCGACCTCGGCGCGCCCTCCTTCGCGCTCTTCCAGGTCTTCAACCGGGTCGGCTGCTTCGGCGCCGGCTGCTGCTGGGGCCGTCCGGCCCCGAGCTGGCTCGGACTCACGATGACCCATCCGGCCTCCGCGGCGCCGGTCGGGATCCCCCTCTATCCGACCCAGGTCTTCGACGGCACGCTCTGCCTGGTCCTGGCCGGGCTCCTGCACCGCCGCCTGCGCGTCGCGGGACGCCCCGACGGGGAGCTCGTCCTGCTCTACGTGCTCGGCTACGCCCTCATCCGCTTCGTCGTGCAGTTCTTCCGCTACGATTTCATCCCGCGTCCGCCGCTGGGCCTGAGCGCCTATCACTACATGGCGCTGGCTATGGCGTCGGCCGCGGGCGCCGCCCTCTGGGCGGTGCGATCGAACGCCGTCCGGAGGCCGTCATGA
- a CDS encoding protein kinase, which produces MMLSRAFSILLMPAVFVLVFSGSKCDKDKESSSHHGGSHNDGGGTSSKPPSGGWQLPTPTPVPMPKPNTEDSTRLIPPQPATNTAPRGGGESAGGPAVTQKPKPEETLIAQKPYVPPPEISDTPPPVSAPRYRTLVGIPEINGTAAEFAKKGGAGTGSKGLRPVDDEIDASGLNASVSAPSGEAAMEAALRHGALSENARVQEIMSIEAAADPVAQSQEFQRSALLKMKMMDFKGALKDATRAIALDPKNPDAYLVRARTYARMKDYSSAEADALSAIGISPNHAEGWHTVAWSQMQQGKFKDALNSINRAIQLDPDNASNFAMRAMIREKLGDRSGALDDMKRASRLDSRYKDIYRNAKNGGSIFESLQDDALSLLDEVSSGGNRPVAPSLYGALALFMGSLGWGLWAFLRRKEKDEDASFRSKMAALREPEAVDDGKIAGKYEVLRMIGRGGMGQVFVARDLSLGREVAVKRIAEAYAKLDARAKERVLAEAKTVASLHHPGIVDIYEVIERGSELFLVFELVSGKTVSQLLAEEKRLTPQRALEVLRPICQALDFAHGKGVVHRDLKPANIMVTTAGYIKLMDFGIAHSTAKPPPAVLATAPPGAADKLFVSHTANLTGTPAYMPPEAERGEVRPAFDVYSLGACLYEMLTGAAPFPHPVKLTDKLDMRFQPPSVRVQGLSESFDKLVSEALQADPEKRMKSASEFLSRLEAAVSGKA; this is translated from the coding sequence ATGATGCTCTCCCGCGCCTTCAGCATCCTGCTCATGCCCGCCGTCTTCGTCCTCGTCTTCAGCGGAAGCAAGTGCGACAAGGACAAAGAGAGCAGCAGCCATCACGGCGGCAGCCATAACGACGGCGGCGGCACCAGCAGCAAACCGCCCTCCGGCGGCTGGCAGCTCCCGACGCCCACTCCGGTCCCCATGCCGAAGCCCAACACGGAGGACAGCACGCGGCTCATCCCCCCGCAGCCGGCGACGAACACGGCGCCCCGGGGGGGCGGGGAGTCCGCCGGCGGCCCGGCCGTGACCCAGAAGCCGAAGCCGGAGGAGACGCTCATCGCCCAGAAGCCCTACGTCCCGCCCCCGGAGATCAGCGACACTCCTCCTCCCGTGAGCGCCCCCCGCTACCGGACGCTCGTGGGCATCCCCGAGATCAACGGCACCGCCGCTGAGTTCGCCAAGAAGGGCGGAGCCGGCACGGGGAGCAAGGGGCTGCGTCCCGTCGACGATGAGATCGACGCCTCGGGCCTGAACGCGTCGGTCTCCGCGCCCTCCGGGGAAGCGGCGATGGAGGCCGCCCTTCGGCACGGCGCGCTCTCCGAGAACGCGCGCGTCCAGGAGATCATGAGCATCGAGGCGGCGGCCGACCCCGTCGCGCAGTCGCAGGAGTTCCAGCGCTCGGCCCTGCTCAAGATGAAGATGATGGATTTCAAGGGCGCGCTCAAGGACGCCACGCGCGCCATCGCCCTGGACCCGAAGAACCCCGACGCCTATCTCGTGCGCGCCCGCACCTACGCGCGCATGAAGGACTACTCGAGCGCGGAGGCCGACGCGCTCAGCGCCATCGGGATCTCCCCCAACCACGCCGAGGGCTGGCACACCGTCGCCTGGTCGCAGATGCAGCAGGGCAAGTTCAAGGACGCGCTCAACAGCATCAACCGCGCCATCCAGCTCGACCCCGACAACGCCTCGAACTTCGCGATGCGGGCCATGATCCGCGAGAAACTCGGAGACCGGAGCGGGGCGCTCGACGACATGAAGCGCGCCTCCCGCCTCGACTCCCGCTACAAGGACATCTACCGGAACGCCAAGAACGGCGGGAGCATCTTCGAGTCCCTGCAGGACGACGCCCTCTCGCTGCTCGACGAGGTCTCCTCCGGAGGGAACCGGCCCGTCGCGCCCTCGCTCTACGGGGCGCTGGCCCTCTTCATGGGCAGCCTCGGCTGGGGGCTCTGGGCCTTCCTGCGGCGCAAGGAGAAGGACGAGGACGCCTCCTTCCGCTCGAAGATGGCGGCCCTGCGCGAGCCCGAAGCGGTCGACGACGGGAAGATCGCCGGGAAGTACGAGGTCCTGCGCATGATCGGCCGCGGCGGCATGGGCCAGGTCTTCGTGGCGCGCGACCTCTCCCTGGGACGCGAAGTCGCGGTCAAGCGCATCGCCGAGGCCTACGCGAAGCTCGACGCGCGCGCCAAGGAACGGGTCCTCGCGGAGGCGAAGACCGTGGCCTCCCTGCACCACCCGGGCATCGTGGACATCTACGAGGTCATCGAGCGCGGTTCCGAGCTCTTCCTCGTCTTCGAGCTCGTCTCGGGGAAGACGGTCTCCCAGCTCCTCGCGGAGGAGAAGCGGCTGACGCCCCAGCGCGCGCTGGAGGTCCTGCGGCCGATCTGCCAGGCCCTCGACTTCGCGCACGGCAAGGGCGTCGTCCACCGGGACCTCAAGCCCGCGAACATCATGGTGACGACCGCGGGCTACATCAAGCTCATGGACTTCGGGATCGCGCACTCGACCGCGAAGCCGCCGCCGGCGGTGCTCGCGACGGCGCCCCCCGGCGCCGCCGACAAGCTCTTCGTCTCGCACACGGCCAACCTCACCGGCACGCCCGCCTACATGCCGCCGGAGGCCGAACGCGGGGAGGTCCGCCCGGCGTTCGACGTCTACTCGCTGGGCGCCTGCCTCTACGAGATGCTGACGGGCGCCGCGCCCTTCCCGCATCCCGTGAAGCTCACGGACAAGCTCGACATGCGCTTCCAGCCGCCCTCGGTGCGCGTGCAGGGCCTCTCGGAGAGCTTCGACAAGCTCGTGTCCGAAGCCCTGCAGGCCGACCCGGAGAAGCGCATGAAGTCGGCGAGCGAGTTCCTCAGCCGCCTGGAGGCGGCCGTATCAGGGAAAGCCTGA
- a CDS encoding bifunctional 5,10-methylenetetrahydrofolate dehydrogenase/5,10-methenyltetrahydrofolate cyclohydrolase codes for MSAPAVATSVLDSGAVAEGCLDWVRRERAALPFAPRLATLLYRPSADAGSAQYRDLMLKDAARLGMEALALEAGSEDELRAHIERVNGDPGTHGLIVLYPLRCALHDEDVMDLVSPYKDVEGLHSVSLGYLIKYKRFLDEARGIKCVVPATPKAVVKALQSRPEVRIDGAFAVVVNNSMRVGKPLGLMLENLGATVVKCYHKTRKDDLEACVRRADILVLAVPDPTFELDPAWVRPGAVVLDVSHQGNADAEALKGRASLVTVPSNRLGKITRAMTFVNLVYCARYKGTYY; via the coding sequence GTGAGCGCCCCCGCGGTCGCGACCTCCGTCCTCGACAGCGGCGCCGTCGCCGAGGGCTGCCTCGACTGGGTGCGCCGCGAGCGCGCCGCCCTGCCCTTCGCCCCGCGCCTGGCGACCCTGCTCTACCGGCCGAGCGCGGACGCGGGCTCGGCGCAGTACCGCGACCTCATGCTCAAGGACGCCGCCCGCCTGGGCATGGAGGCGCTCGCGCTGGAAGCGGGCAGCGAGGACGAGCTGCGCGCGCACATCGAGCGCGTCAACGGGGATCCCGGGACCCACGGGCTCATCGTGCTCTATCCCCTGCGCTGCGCGCTGCACGACGAGGACGTCATGGACCTCGTCTCGCCCTACAAGGACGTCGAGGGCCTGCACTCGGTCTCGCTGGGCTACCTCATCAAGTACAAGCGCTTCCTCGACGAGGCGCGCGGGATCAAGTGCGTCGTGCCGGCGACGCCCAAGGCCGTCGTGAAGGCCCTGCAGAGCCGCCCCGAGGTCCGCATCGACGGCGCCTTCGCCGTCGTCGTCAACAACTCGATGCGGGTGGGAAAGCCGCTGGGACTCATGCTCGAGAACCTGGGCGCGACGGTCGTGAAGTGCTACCACAAGACGCGCAAAGACGACCTCGAGGCCTGCGTGCGCCGCGCCGACATCCTCGTGCTCGCCGTCCCCGACCCGACCTTCGAGCTCGACCCCGCCTGGGTGCGGCCGGGCGCCGTCGTGCTCGACGTCTCGCATCAGGGGAACGCCGATGCCGAAGCGCTCAAGGGCCGGGCCTCCCTCGTGACCGTGCCGAGCAACCGCCTCGGGAAGATCACCCGCGCGATGACCTTCGTGAACCTGGTCTATTGCGCGCGGTATAAGGGAACTTACTACTAA
- a CDS encoding response regulator produces MGLPFFGGSKRAKKLILVIEDDFSIASLLKDVLEGFGYAALTAGDGVEGIRLALKEKPDLIMTDVMMPKMDGFDTTRNLKSHPETKAIPILMCTSQDRVTDVERGLACGANDYIPKPIAFPRLQEKVLKLIGPPTPQ; encoded by the coding sequence GTGGGACTCCCGTTCTTCGGCGGCTCCAAAAGGGCGAAGAAGCTCATCCTCGTCATCGAGGACGACTTCTCCATCGCCTCGCTGCTCAAGGACGTGCTCGAGGGCTTCGGCTACGCGGCGCTCACGGCCGGCGACGGCGTCGAGGGCATCCGTCTCGCGCTCAAGGAGAAGCCCGACCTCATCATGACCGACGTCATGATGCCCAAGATGGACGGCTTCGACACGACCCGCAACCTCAAGAGCCACCCCGAGACGAAGGCCATCCCGATCCTCATGTGCACCTCCCAGGACCGCGTCACCGACGTCGAGCGCGGCCTCGCCTGCGGCGCCAACGACTACATCCCCAAGCCCATCGCCTTCCCCCGCCTCCAGGAGAAGGTCCTCAAGCTCATCGGGCCGCCGACCCCGCAGTGA
- a CDS encoding FecR family protein — MRKLPFLVLPLLLAAACAKKSQPPLVIADASGTVRYQTGPDGLATRLSSGSELADGGRITTDQDGRAAIVFPDGSRFELGPRSDFTVERAAGEEPSFKLALGRLKASIVKASSRRLYVRTPRAVACVRGTEFNVSVRKSGRTTIDLFTGQLSVSDDKGKSAELSAGQRLVADAEGLLEAAPIPTDIRQEAPLPGDDLQDQAQAILPKHPKRGAPMRIPDADLEVDGDKPLEAPR; from the coding sequence ATGAGAAAGCTCCCTTTCCTCGTCCTGCCGCTGCTCCTCGCCGCCGCCTGCGCGAAGAAGTCTCAGCCCCCGCTCGTCATCGCCGACGCGAGCGGCACCGTGCGCTATCAGACCGGGCCCGACGGGCTCGCGACGCGCCTCTCCTCCGGCAGCGAACTCGCCGACGGCGGCCGCATCACCACGGACCAGGACGGCCGCGCGGCCATCGTGTTCCCCGACGGCTCCCGCTTCGAGCTGGGCCCGCGCAGCGACTTCACCGTCGAGAGAGCCGCGGGAGAGGAGCCCTCCTTCAAGCTGGCCCTGGGCCGGCTCAAGGCGAGCATCGTGAAGGCCTCCTCCCGCCGTCTCTACGTGCGCACCCCGCGCGCGGTGGCCTGCGTGCGCGGCACCGAGTTCAACGTGTCGGTCCGCAAGTCCGGCCGCACGACCATCGACCTCTTCACGGGCCAGCTCTCGGTCTCGGACGACAAGGGCAAGAGCGCCGAGCTCAGCGCCGGCCAGCGCCTCGTCGCCGACGCCGAAGGCCTCCTCGAAGCCGCGCCCATCCCGACCGACATCCGCCAGGAGGCCCCGCTCCCCGGCGACGACCTCCAGGACCAGGCCCAGGCCATTTTGCCCAAGCATCCCAAGCGCGGCGCCCCGATGAGGATTCCCGATGCGGACTTGGAAGTCGATGGCGATAAACCTCTGGAGGCGCCTCGATAG
- a CDS encoding SGNH/GDSL hydrolase family protein — protein MRLPLIAALALVLAAAAPAPAPSPFEPEIAAMEAADKAHPPEKGAVMFLGSSSIRLWTTLAEDFKGVPVVNRGFGGSQVADSTRFAERIVIPYRPSRIVFYAGDNDIASGRTPAQVLSDFKALVKKLRKALPGIRIAFVAIKPCPARWSFLAQVQEANALVAAYAKTAKGLEYFDVFTPMLGADGQPLPGLYAADGLHLSPEGYRLWTRVIAPRLK, from the coding sequence ATGCGTCTTCCCCTCATCGCCGCGCTCGCCCTCGTCCTCGCCGCCGCCGCCCCGGCGCCCGCGCCGTCCCCCTTCGAGCCCGAGATCGCGGCCATGGAGGCCGCCGACAAGGCCCATCCTCCGGAGAAAGGTGCGGTCATGTTCCTCGGCAGCTCCAGCATCCGGCTCTGGACGACGCTCGCCGAGGACTTCAAGGGAGTGCCCGTCGTCAACCGCGGCTTCGGCGGCTCCCAGGTCGCCGACAGCACCCGCTTCGCCGAGCGCATCGTCATCCCGTACCGCCCGAGCCGCATCGTCTTCTACGCCGGAGACAACGACATCGCCTCCGGCCGCACGCCCGCGCAGGTCCTCTCGGACTTCAAGGCGCTCGTCAAAAAGCTCCGCAAGGCGCTCCCCGGCATCCGCATCGCCTTCGTCGCCATCAAGCCCTGCCCCGCGCGCTGGAGCTTCCTCGCGCAGGTCCAGGAAGCCAACGCGCTCGTCGCGGCCTACGCGAAGACCGCGAAAGGCCTCGAGTACTTCGACGTCTTCACCCCCATGCTCGGCGCCGACGGCCAGCCGCTGCCCGGGCTCTACGCGGCCGACGGCCTGCACCTCAGTCCTGAGGGCTACCGCCTCTGGACCCGGGTCATCGCCCCGAGGTTGAAGTAG